Within the Echinicola sp. 20G genome, the region TGGTGAACTTTTAATGATTTGGCCGTAAATTTAGTATATTATTAATTTATATTATTATTTGTTGCGAAAAATACTTTTAAAATTTTAAAGGTGTTTTTCAGAAAAAGCATATGTATTTTTGTGAAATCTTATAATTAAACGAAATAGCCATGAAAATTGTCACTAAGCTCTTTTGGGTACTATTGATATCCGTAAATATTTTGGCCTGCAGCACCAAAGAAAATGCCCACGAAAAAGTTTCGGAAACTGATCAAAAAGAAACCAAGTCTGATGAAAACGTAGCAGGAGACTATGGTTCAGAATTGGGAGAAGGAGAGGTTACACCTCTAAGCACTATGATAAGTTCCTTGGAACAAAATGAGACTTTCAATGGGAAAATTGAAGGAACTATAGAAGAAGTTTGTGTCAAAAAAGGATGCTGGCTGACCATGGCTTTACCAAATGGTGAGAAGATGCGGGTAACTTTCAAAGATTATGCGTTCTTTGTACCGACAAATTCCCAAGGGTATCCTGTGGTTTTGGAAGGTGAGGCCATTAGAACGGTTACAGATGTGAAAACATTAAGGCATTATGCTGAAGATGGGGGAGCTTCCAAAGAAGAAATAGAAGCGATCAAATCACCCAAAGAGGAATATACTTTTGAAGCAATAGGGGTAGTGATCGCAGAAAAATAGATGATTATATGGCAATAGCATTGGATAATTTGAGAGTGGGTAGGATATATTACCTTGTAAACTATGGTGAAAAACGACAGTTGGAAGTTTTAGCTAAACTCGGAAGGGATAATTTCCAAGTAAAAGATTTGGATACATTGGAAATATATGAAATGGAAGAGTTGCTCCAATGGGGGATTGGTAAAGATTACGACTTGGATGAGTTACGTTAATCTTAAAGATCCACATTCCTGTTTTTATTGTTTTTCTAGACCTTTAAAAAAAGGATTTAGCACTGTTTAAAAGTACCATTTTTAGGCGGTAAAAATGCAATCCAATGGTTTTAAATGAATAGCATGTTTCTTCTAACTGATTTATTGATGATAAGAGGGGAGTTTATGGAGAATTATTGCCGATCATATAATAATATAGCCATTGCATTAAAGAAAATATATTTTTGCATTTAATGAGATAAGTGCAGACTTTATTTAAATTTATGGTAAATGACCATAGATGTGAAGTCTGGAAATTCTCTTCACCCAAGTTCAATAACTTAACCATTTTAAGATGCTTTCTAAGGAAAGAGGTTAGCGCCTTTGGTATTGCCTACATCTTAATTCATCCACATTTCATGGGGAGTCCCGTGGTTAAATTTTGTGAAGCTGATAGATTCAGTTTTTGGATTTCTAGAAAGTATTAGCCTTGATTGTGGCACTTCTAACTTTCTTTCCAAAGGTCTTCAGTCATGTAATAGGTTTAGTTAATTGAACGGGTATTTTCTAAAATATAAATCTCCAAAATAGCCAGGGGTTGCCGAAGTGGTCTGAGAAGGTCACTAGGGGAAATTATTGTCTGGCTTGTAGGGGAGTGAGGATTGAATAAACTACTACTACTTAAACTATATACCATTTATGAAACTGACGTTTTACAACAGAGATTCCACTAATTATTTTAGCTGGAATGCTCTACTGCTCTTGATGGTTTGCATGCCTCTTGTTTTTTCTTGCAATGAAGGAAACACCAGAGAGTATAAAAGAAACAAGCCTTTGAGTATTCCAATTATGAAGTTGTCACCAAAAAAGATTGAGGTGCCCCAAACTTATGTCTGTGATATACAGGCTGTGCAATTTGTGGAAGTGAGAGCGAAAGTGGAGGGATTTGTAGATGAGATTTTTGTAGACGAAGGAGAGTATGTGAAAAAAGGACAACCTTTGTTCAAGTTGAGTTCTGCGGAGTTGGCAGAAATGGTAAATAGTAATCGCGCGAGATTGATGCAAGCCAAAGCTGAGGCCCAAGCAGCAAAATTGGAGATGGAGCGTTTACAGACATTGGTGGATAAAAAGATCATTACCTCTTCTGAATTGGAGCTCGCCCAAGCAAAATATGAAATGGCGCAATCTGGGATTATGGAAGCAGAATCCATGCTTAAAAATGCCCAAACAGGACTTTCTTACACCACGATCAAGGCTCCTTTTGATGGAATTGTAGATAGAATCCCTTTTAAATCAGGTAGTTTGGTGACTACAGGTGATTTGATGACGCACATCACGGATATTTCTGAGATTTTTGCTTACTACAAAGTCAATGAAAATGAATACCTCCGATTTATGAGGGAAAAATTGGAATCGGGTGAAGAAGAGGTGTTGGAGAAAGAGTTGACCTTGGTTTTATCTGATGGACAAGAGTATCCCTATAAAGGAAAATTAGAGACCATGGAAGCGGACTTTGAGCAGGGAACAGGATCTATTGCATTTAGGGTAAGGTTTCCAAATCCGGATGGTTTGATCAAGCATGGCGCAAGTGGGAAAATCAAGATGACGAGTGAACTGGATAATGTGTTTTTGATTCCACAAAAGTCAAGTTTTGAAATTCAGGATTTTAACTATGTATATGTACTGACTAAGGACAATCAAGTTCAGGTGAGAAGTTTCAGGCCTTTGAGAAGGTTTGGGTTATTTTATGTAGCGGATGGATTTAAAGATGGCGACAGTATCATCTATGAAGGAATTCAGCAGGTGAAGGACGGTAGTGTCATTGATCCTGTAGCCATTTCTGATGAAGAAGCTTACGATACGCTTTTCCAATCTTTATAAGAGCTTGATTGACCAATTTATTTTAGTACAGTATGTTTGAAATATTTATCAAACGGCCAATTCTATCTACCGTTATTTCGGTGATTATTACTTTGGTCGGTTTATTATCATTGACTTCATTGCCTGTAACACAGTTTCCTGAGATTGTACCTCCTTCAGTAACCGTTACAGCCCAATATACAGGTGCCAATGCTGAGGTATTGGCCAAAGCCGTAGCTACTCCCTTGGAAAGAGCCATCAATGGCGTTCCGGGAATGACCTATATGAACTCCGTAAACACCAATGATGGGGTTACGGTGATTACCGTGGTTTTCAAAGTAGGTACCGACCCTGACCAAGCTGCAGTAAACGTGCAAAACAGGGTTTCTACAGTAATTGATGAGTTGCCTGAGGAGGTAATCCGTGCAGGGGTGATGACAGAAAAGGAAGTAAACAGCATGTTGCTTTACTTGAACCTGATGAGTTCTGATACCACCCAAGATGAAAAGTTTGTTTACAACTTTGCGGATATCAATGTTCTTCGGGAATTGAAACGTATCGATGGGGTTGGTTTTGCGGAAATCATGGGAGCACGGGATTATGCCATGCGAATTTGGCTCAATCCTGATCGAATGGTTGCTTACGATATTTCGCCACAGGATATTACAGAGGCCATTCGTAACCAAAACGTAGAAGCTGCTCCAGGTAAATCAGGGATCAGCTCGGATAAGGATCCTCAAATGCTGCAATATGTGCTCCGCTATACTGGTAAGTTCAGTCAAGAAGAGGATTATGAGAATATTACGATTAAGGCCTTGCCCGACGGTTCTTTACTGAAAATTAAGGATGTAGCAGAGGTAGAGTTTGATTCTGAAGATTATAACATGGTTTCCATTACTGATGGAAGTCCTTCTGCTTCTATCATGATCAAGCAACGCCCGGGCTCTAATGCAAGGGACGTGATCAATTCCATCAAAGCAAAGATGTCAGAGCTACAAGAAACTTCCTTCCCTCCAGGAATGACTTTTAATGTTTCTTACGATGTTTCAAGGTTTTTGGACGCATCCATTGCAGGGGTAATAAAGACCTTGGTTGAGGCATTCTTGTTAGTGTCCATAGTGGTATTTATTTTTCTTCAGGACTTTAGGTCTACTTTGATTCCAGCCATTGCGGTGCCAGTTTCATTGGTGGGGACTTTCTTCTTCATGGATTTATTTGGGTTCTCTATTAATCTACTAACCCTATTTGCATTGGTACTGGCAATTGGTATTGTGGTGGATAATGCGATTGTAGTGGTTGAAGCTGTCCATGTGAAAATGCATGACGAAAAGATGAATGCTAAAGATGCCACCATAGCTGCGATGAGAGAAATAGGTGGAGCTATTATCGCCATCACCATGGTTATGTCAGCTGTGTTTATTCCTGTCGGTTTTATGTCAGGGCCTGTAGGGATTTTCTATCGACAGTTCTCTTTGACTTTGGCCATTGCCATTGTGATTTCGGGTATAAATGCCCTCACACTTTCTCCTGCTTTGTGTAGTATTTTGTTAAAGCCGAATCATCATGAAGAAGGTAAACCGAAAAATCTAATACAGAAATTCTTCGATGGTTTTAACAGAAAATATGAGCAACTTTCAGGTAAATATGCTTGGGTATTAAAAGGAATAGTAGGCCGTAAGGCGGTTACTTTTGGTGCCTTAGGATTGTTTATCATTGCAACTTTTGGAGTCAGCAGTATCCTTCCTACTGGTTTCATCCCTACTGAGGATCAAGGGATGATTTATGTCAATGTAACCACTCCTCCTGGTGCTACAGTTGAGCGGACCAAGGTGATTTTGGATGATGTTCAAGCGGCCTTATTGCCTTTGGATGAAGTGGAAACCGTCTCTACTTTGGCGGGGTACAGTTTACTGACTGAGACTGCTGGTGCATCTTATGGAATGGGAATGATTAACCTGGTTTCTTGGGAAAACAGGGATAAGAGTGTTGCCCAACTCATTGAGGATTACCAAAGTCGTGTGAGTCATATCACAGGGGCTGAAATTCAATTTTTCCCTCCTCCAAGTGTGCCTGGTTTTGGTAATGCAAGTGGTTTTGAAATGAGGCTTTTGGATAAAACCGGTGGGCCTTTGGACATTACGGCCAGCACCACTCAGAACTTTGTGGAGGCGTTGAATGAAAAACCAGAGTTGAATGGGGTGTTTACCAATTTTGACCCAAACTTCCCGCAATATATTCTACATGTAGATCATGATAAGGCTTCTCAGTTGGGAGTGTCGGTAGATGATGCCATGCAGACTTTGCAGAGTTTTATTGGTAGTTTTTATGCTTCCAACTTTATCCGTTATGGCCAGATGTACAAGGTGATGATACAGGCAGCTCCACAGTATCGAACAAACCCTGAATCATTATTAAAAATGTATGCGAAAAGCAGTCGGGGAGACATGGTTCCTTATTCCAACTTTGTTTCATTGGAAAGGGTGTATGGACCGGAGCAGCTTACCCGTTACAACATGTACACTTCTGCCATGATCAATGGTGAAGCAGCGGAAGGTTACAGTAGTGGTGATGCCATTCAGGCTGTAGAAGCTGCTGCTTTGGAGTTTTTACCTAGAGGGTATGATATTGATTGGTCGGGTATCACCAGGGAGCAAATTGCTTCTGGGAACCAGGCTTTATACATTTTCGCCATTTGTTTGGTGTTTGTCTATTTGCTTTTGGCTGCTCAGTATGAAAGTTACCTTTTGCCATTGCCGGTAATCCTGTCCTTGCCAGCAGGGGTGTTTGGAGCCTTTTTGCTATTGAAGCTAACAGGTTTGGAGAACAATATTTATGCACAGGTTTCTCTGGTAATGTTGATTGGTTTATTAGGTAAAAATGCCATTTTGATCATTGAAATTGCGATCCAAAACCGGGCAAAAGGGTTTGGAGTGATTCAATCTGCCATCAACGGGGGAGTGGAAAGGCTAAGGCCGATTTTGATGACCTCATTTGCTTTTGTGTGCGGTTTGATTCCATTGACCATTGCTTCTGGAGCGGGTGCTATTGGTAACAGAACCATTGGTACAGCAGCTGCCGGAGGGATGTTGATTGGTACGATAGTGGGGATATTCCTGATTCCTGGCTTGTATGTGGTTTTTGAATCATTGGCGACACATTTTAAGAACAAATCAAAAGTAGCAGCAGAAGCATGATGAACAGAAGAAATATAGTAGGTGGAGCTCTGATCGTTCTTATGGCTTGGTCCTGTAAGACGGGAGAAATCACCCAAGATCAAAATTTACAAATTCCAACTGACTATGGTGTGGAAAAGGATTCTGTCGAAACCATGGCGGCAGAAAACTGGAGCATGTTTTTCGAAGATGAAAAATTAAAAAGATTAATAAGCACTGCTCTTGAAAACAATCAGGATATTCTGAAAACAATGGAAAGAATCCAAATTGCCAATGCTCAAATGATCAAAGGCAAACAAGGAATGCTTCCTGAACTTAATCTCATGGCTGGTGCCAGCCAGCGGAAATTTGGTGATTATACCATGGACGGTGTTGGTAATTATGATACCAATTTCTCTGATAATTTAACAGAAGACCAAAAAATCCCTTCACCCTACAAGAATTTTATATTGGGTGGAGAGTTTTCTTGGGAACTAGATATTTGGGGTAAATTTAATAACCGGAAAAAGGCGAGTGTGGCACGTTGGCTAGCCAGTCAGCAAGCGGCGAACATGGCCAAAACCCAATTGATAGCCAATGTGGCTAAGTTCTACTATAACATGGTGGGATTGGATGAGGAAATCCTAATTTTGAAGAAGAATATTTCCTATCAGGAAATAGCCTTTAATCTTTCCAAAGACTTAAAGGAATCTGGAAAGGAAACGCAACTGGCTGTGGATCAATTTGAAGCCCAACTGCTCAACTCAAAATCACTCCTAATTCAAAAGGAGAGAGAATTGAGGTCTGTAGAGATTTCCTTGATGGGATTGTTGGGAAGTTATGAAGATGGCTTAAACCGTACTACACTTTCCCAAGTGGATTTTGTTCCGGAAATTATACAGATTGGCGTACCAGCTGATTTGCTTCAGAGAAGGCCGGATATTCGTCAAGCAGAGATGGCCTTAGAAGCCAGTAAAGCGGATGTAAAAGTGGCCAAAGCGGCTTTTTTCCCTTCTTTGAGACTCTTCGGTACAGCTGGTTTCAATGCCTTTGAATTTAGTAAACTATTTCTAAGTCCTGCATCTACCTTTTATGAGGCAGGGGCCGGTTTGGTTGCGCCCATCTTTAATCGCAGTCAGATAAAAGCTTCCTATAACCAGGCCAAGTCTTCTCAGAAAATTGCCTTTTTGGATTATGAGCAAACGGTCTTGAACGCCTATTTGGAGGTACTTGATATGGTAAATGTTTATTCCACATTAGACGAGCAATTGGACCTGAAAACTGACGAGGTATTGGTACAGCGGAGATCTATTTCCAATGCAAACACCATGTTTTCTGTGGGATACGCCAACTACTTGGATGTGATCAATTCACAAAACAGGGCCTTGGAGGCAGAATTGGATTATGTGGCTTTGAAAACCCAAAAACTACAAAGTATAGTCGATCTATATCGTGCTTTAGGAGGTTCCATGAGCCAACCTGAGCAGCAAGAAGAGACTTCATGACTAGATAGTGATATTAATAACTCCTAAAAAAACTACTCTTAGGTAGCTTTTTTAGGACATGATGATAAGGGAAGCATTTGGTTTGAAACTCTTGATTGCTATTGGATTCATGATAAGGAATATATTTTCTGTCATTCAGCACCAAAAACAAAGGCTGTCCATATGGACAGCCTTTGTTTTGACTTTTACTTGTTAAGGGAATTATTTGATAATGATATCATATGGCATTCTGGCCATATTCCCTTTTAGCTTTTTCACCTTTTCAATTTGCTGATATAATTGATAAGTTTCTCCGAATCGGTAATTCATATATTTGGCTTCAATGTCGCTGCCAAACTCAGTCATAAGTTGTTCTAGAATATTTTTCTGCTTAGGGAAGTACAAGACACGGTAATTGTCTTCCAAATTGGCTTTTTCAGCAGCGATATTGATGGCATCATCAAGGCCACCAAGCACATCTACCAAGCCGTGTTTTTTTGCTTGCATGCCACTCCAAACTCTTCCAGAAGCCACTTCTAATACCGCTTCCTTGCTCATGGCCCTTCCATCCGCGACTCTTTGGATAAAAGTGTCATAACCATCTTCAATTTGAGTTTGGATAATGTTTTTCTCTACTTCAGTCAATTCCCTAGTTGGGTTCATAAAGTCGGAAAATTCACCTGTTTTGGCTACGTCAACAGTGATACCAAGCTTATTGTTAAGTAAACCTTTCGCATTGAACCACATGCCAAAAATTCCGATTGACCCGGTAATGGTATTTGGCTGTGCTACGATGGTGTCAGCCGGAGCTGAGATATAGTAGCCTCCAGAAGCTGCTACTGCCGACATGGAAGCGATTACAGGCTTTACTTTTCTTGCTTCATTCATTTCCCTCCAAATAACTTCAGAGGCCAATACAGAACCTCCTGGAGAATTTACTCGAAGCACAATGGCCTTGATGTCGTCATCCATTCTGGCTTTCTTGATTTCTTTGGCGAAAATTTCTGAGCTAATGACTCCTTCTGCCTCCCCGCTTACAATTTCTCCTTCAGCAATAATTACCGCAATACGATCGCCAGCTGTTAAATTTTTTGTTTTAGCGGTCTTATTGATATTAGTGACATTGACCGTGGAAATCTCTGAATTCTCTTCCAAGCCTAATTTTTCTCTTAACAAGTCTTTCACTTGATCATCATACCAAATTCCGTCTACCAAGCCTAAATCAACAGCATCCTGAGGTTTCCGCACCAACATCTGTTCGTTGATTTGCTTCAGTTTTGTGAGGTCTAAAGATCTGCTTTTGGCAATAGACTGAATGGCATAGTTGTTAAGGTCCCCAAGAAAAGCCTCTGTTTGAAGGCGGTTGGCTTCACTCATTTTGTCCAGAATGAAAGGTTCTACTGCACTTTTGTATTCTCCCACTCTGAATATCACTGGTTCAATTTCCAGTTTTTCTAACATTCCTTTGAAGAACAAGGCCTCTGAAGAAAGTCCATTGAACTCAAGGCCACCCATTGGGTTGAGGTAAATTTCACTGGCTGCAGAAGAAAGGAAATAACCTCCCTCACTGAATAATTCAGAGTAGGCCACCACAAATTTGCCAGAACTTTTGAAATCTTCAAGTTCGTTTCTTAGCTCAGTCAAAGCCGCAGGGTTTGCCATTACAGTTCCTGCCTGAAGATAAATACCTTTGATATTATCGTTGTCTTTGGCTGTCCTGATTGCTTTTTTCAAGTTGGTCAAACCAATTTTATAAGCAGAAGGGATGGGGCCGAATGAAGAAAGGTTCAAATTGTCTTCGGAAGTTCTTTCCACCAACATGATGTTTTCCAGGTTGATATGCAGAACAGTATTGTCTTTGATAGTGACTTTTTCTTCCGCAGTGGAAAGGGTGATCAGTCCGGCAAAGAAAAAGAAGCTGATGAGGGAAAAGATCATCAAGCCCACGATTACTGCCAAAACGTTACTTAAAAATTTCATGCTTAATTCTATTTTGTAAAGTCCGAAAATAATTCTTTTTTCTTACTTTCTGTTAGTTTTACGGCTGAAATTAGCGTAGTTAATAATGGAGCAAGTGGTATTATTGATAGGAGGGAATATAGGCGACCGATTTGGGCTGATTGCTCAGGCGGAAGCTTTGCTGACCGAGGAGTTTAAGGTTACGGGCAAATCATCCATCTATGAAACAGAAGCTTGGGGTGGAAGCTCTGAGGGTAATTATTTGAACAGGGCTTTGGTTTTGGAAGTGAAAAGAGAGGCAGAGGAACTTCTGGATATCACTCAGGGCATTGAGGATAGACTAGGGCGTACACGAGAGAAGAAGTGGGGAGATCGGACAATGGACATAGATATTATTTATTTCGGAGAGAACATTGTCGATACAGATCGACTGAAAGTGCCTCATCCATTTTTAGCAGAAAGAAGGTTTGTTCTTGAGCCCCTGGCTGAAGTTCTTCCCGACTTTGTTCATCCAATTTTTGGCAAGACCAATAATGAGCTTTTGAGGCTTTGCAAAGATGAAAGCAAAGTGGAGAGGCTGAAACCATAATATGGTAAGTTGATAGTATTTTGAAATACAAAATCAGGTTATTGGTTTACATAATTGATTATACATATATAAATTGAGCTATTTTTAATCTCTTTTTCCATATTTTTGATTTTATGTATAATTAATTGATTTTTATTTCTATGAAAAAGTCTCTTCTTTATTTAAGTTTACTTAGTTTTTTGCTGATATTCTCCTGTAACAATGGTGATGATGAAGATGATGAGCCTGCCATTACCGGGAGTGGGACCATAAGTTTGCAAGGTAGCGATACCGATAAGGTAGGCACTAGTTTGGTGGTTGGGAATGTTGCCTATGGTCGGGATGATTTGACAGGGTTGGAAGAATCCATCATCGTCGTAGATGAAGGAAGTACGATTACCGATACCGTTCACCCCAAAGACCCAATGAATACTTTTGTGATGGTGGTCAGCGATATTGCCATCTCAATGAGTATTATCAAAAACGGCACTAAATATGACTATACCTGTGCCATGGATGCATGTGGTGAAATTGATTTTGATGTGTCAGGTAAAAAGGCAGTGCTCGATAATACTATTGTGGTCAATGCTGAAACCAGTGAAGTATTGGTTATGGATGGTGTAATTACATGGTAATTGAAAGTGATTCATTTTAATAATTTTAGATTAATTACCTGATTTTTTTGTGATTTATCTCCATATTTTCCAAATTTGGAGCATTATGAAGTCGTAGTTTTTATAATCGGATCTTATAGCGCCTCATAGAGGACTTTTAGGCTGCTCTTTTAAGAGTGGTATTTTTAGTTATTTACCGAATATATATGACTTTAGTAAAAATCATCAAACATTTCAGAAAAGCCGTTAGTGGGACAGAAGAGGACTATACGGTAGGGAGTATTCGCAAAGCTATCTTTTACCTATCCATTCCAATGATTTTGGAAATGCTGATGGAGTCCCTCTTTGCGGTGGTTGATATCTTCTTTGTCGGCAAGCTTGGAGTGCAGGCAGTGGCTACTGTGGGATTGACAGAATCCGTATTGACGATAGTATATTCTGTGGCCATTGGTTTAAGTATGGCCGCCACAGCTGTAGTAGCCAGAAGAATAGGAGAAAAAAAGAAAAAAGCAGCATCGGAAGCAGCTTTTCAGGCGATTTGCATCTGCGCTGGTCTGGCAATTTCAGTAGGACTGTTAGGGCTAATCTTTGCCAAGGATTTATTGACCATCATGGGAGGGGAGCCAGATTTGGTCAATTCTGGTTACAAGTACACCCAAGTGATTTTTGCGGGTAATATCAGTGTAATGTTGTTGTTCCTGATCAATGGTGTTTTTCGGGGTGCGGGGAATGCAGTGATTGCCATGAGAACACTTTGGCTGGCCAATGGGATCAATATTGTATTGGATCCACTATTGATCTTTGGGATAGGCTTTATGCCTGAGCTAGGTTTGGAAGGTGCAGCATGGGCCACGACCATTGGAAGGTCAATAGGAGTACTCTATCAGTTTTCAGTGCTTTTAAGGGGAAAGTCTATTGTCAGTTTTCACTGGGAAGTTTTGCGTTTTAAGTGGAAAACTGTCAAAAATATATTAAAGATAGCAATAGGGGGAATGGGCCAGTTTCTGATTGAATCGGCCAGCTGGATCATATTGATGAGAATTGTCTCAGTAAGTGGGAGTGTAGCTTTAGCTGGATTTACCATTGCTATTAGGTTGATTATTTTTGCTTTGCTTCCTGCAATGGGTTTTTCCAATGCTGCAGCCACCTTGGTGGGGCAAAACTTGGGAGCTGGTCAGCCAGAGCGTGCAGAGCATTCGGCTTGGAAAGCAGCCCATTATACCGCTGTTTTCTTAGGAGTGTGGGGAGCTATTTTCTTTTTGGGAGGAGAAACCGTTATCGGTTGGTTCAATGATAATCCTGAGGTAGTAGCTGTTGGGGGAAATGGTTTGGGGATTATCTGTTTAGGTTATGTTTTCTTTGCCTACGGCATGGTGATGAGCCAATCCTTAAATGGAGCAGGAGATACTAAAACACCAACTATTATTAATATTTGTGTATTGTGGTTGTTTCAGTTACCACTGGCCTATGTGCTGT harbors:
- a CDS encoding DUF4920 domain-containing protein; this encodes MKIVTKLFWVLLISVNILACSTKENAHEKVSETDQKETKSDENVAGDYGSELGEGEVTPLSTMISSLEQNETFNGKIEGTIEEVCVKKGCWLTMALPNGEKMRVTFKDYAFFVPTNSQGYPVVLEGEAIRTVTDVKTLRHYAEDGGASKEEIEAIKSPKEEYTFEAIGVVIAEK
- a CDS encoding efflux RND transporter periplasmic adaptor subunit, translating into MKLTFYNRDSTNYFSWNALLLLMVCMPLVFSCNEGNTREYKRNKPLSIPIMKLSPKKIEVPQTYVCDIQAVQFVEVRAKVEGFVDEIFVDEGEYVKKGQPLFKLSSAELAEMVNSNRARLMQAKAEAQAAKLEMERLQTLVDKKIITSSELELAQAKYEMAQSGIMEAESMLKNAQTGLSYTTIKAPFDGIVDRIPFKSGSLVTTGDLMTHITDISEIFAYYKVNENEYLRFMREKLESGEEEVLEKELTLVLSDGQEYPYKGKLETMEADFEQGTGSIAFRVRFPNPDGLIKHGASGKIKMTSELDNVFLIPQKSSFEIQDFNYVYVLTKDNQVQVRSFRPLRRFGLFYVADGFKDGDSIIYEGIQQVKDGSVIDPVAISDEEAYDTLFQSL
- a CDS encoding efflux RND transporter permease subunit — protein: MFEIFIKRPILSTVISVIITLVGLLSLTSLPVTQFPEIVPPSVTVTAQYTGANAEVLAKAVATPLERAINGVPGMTYMNSVNTNDGVTVITVVFKVGTDPDQAAVNVQNRVSTVIDELPEEVIRAGVMTEKEVNSMLLYLNLMSSDTTQDEKFVYNFADINVLRELKRIDGVGFAEIMGARDYAMRIWLNPDRMVAYDISPQDITEAIRNQNVEAAPGKSGISSDKDPQMLQYVLRYTGKFSQEEDYENITIKALPDGSLLKIKDVAEVEFDSEDYNMVSITDGSPSASIMIKQRPGSNARDVINSIKAKMSELQETSFPPGMTFNVSYDVSRFLDASIAGVIKTLVEAFLLVSIVVFIFLQDFRSTLIPAIAVPVSLVGTFFFMDLFGFSINLLTLFALVLAIGIVVDNAIVVVEAVHVKMHDEKMNAKDATIAAMREIGGAIIAITMVMSAVFIPVGFMSGPVGIFYRQFSLTLAIAIVISGINALTLSPALCSILLKPNHHEEGKPKNLIQKFFDGFNRKYEQLSGKYAWVLKGIVGRKAVTFGALGLFIIATFGVSSILPTGFIPTEDQGMIYVNVTTPPGATVERTKVILDDVQAALLPLDEVETVSTLAGYSLLTETAGASYGMGMINLVSWENRDKSVAQLIEDYQSRVSHITGAEIQFFPPPSVPGFGNASGFEMRLLDKTGGPLDITASTTQNFVEALNEKPELNGVFTNFDPNFPQYILHVDHDKASQLGVSVDDAMQTLQSFIGSFYASNFIRYGQMYKVMIQAAPQYRTNPESLLKMYAKSSRGDMVPYSNFVSLERVYGPEQLTRYNMYTSAMINGEAAEGYSSGDAIQAVEAAALEFLPRGYDIDWSGITREQIASGNQALYIFAICLVFVYLLLAAQYESYLLPLPVILSLPAGVFGAFLLLKLTGLENNIYAQVSLVMLIGLLGKNAILIIEIAIQNRAKGFGVIQSAINGGVERLRPILMTSFAFVCGLIPLTIASGAGAIGNRTIGTAAAGGMLIGTIVGIFLIPGLYVVFESLATHFKNKSKVAAEA
- a CDS encoding TolC family protein, which codes for MMNRRNIVGGALIVLMAWSCKTGEITQDQNLQIPTDYGVEKDSVETMAAENWSMFFEDEKLKRLISTALENNQDILKTMERIQIANAQMIKGKQGMLPELNLMAGASQRKFGDYTMDGVGNYDTNFSDNLTEDQKIPSPYKNFILGGEFSWELDIWGKFNNRKKASVARWLASQQAANMAKTQLIANVAKFYYNMVGLDEEILILKKNISYQEIAFNLSKDLKESGKETQLAVDQFEAQLLNSKSLLIQKERELRSVEISLMGLLGSYEDGLNRTTLSQVDFVPEIIQIGVPADLLQRRPDIRQAEMALEASKADVKVAKAAFFPSLRLFGTAGFNAFEFSKLFLSPASTFYEAGAGLVAPIFNRSQIKASYNQAKSSQKIAFLDYEQTVLNAYLEVLDMVNVYSTLDEQLDLKTDEVLVQRRSISNANTMFSVGYANYLDVINSQNRALEAELDYVALKTQKLQSIVDLYRALGGSMSQPEQQEETS
- the sppA gene encoding signal peptide peptidase SppA, producing the protein MKFLSNVLAVIVGLMIFSLISFFFFAGLITLSTAEEKVTIKDNTVLHINLENIMLVERTSEDNLNLSSFGPIPSAYKIGLTNLKKAIRTAKDNDNIKGIYLQAGTVMANPAALTELRNELEDFKSSGKFVVAYSELFSEGGYFLSSAASEIYLNPMGGLEFNGLSSEALFFKGMLEKLEIEPVIFRVGEYKSAVEPFILDKMSEANRLQTEAFLGDLNNYAIQSIAKSRSLDLTKLKQINEQMLVRKPQDAVDLGLVDGIWYDDQVKDLLREKLGLEENSEISTVNVTNINKTAKTKNLTAGDRIAVIIAEGEIVSGEAEGVISSEIFAKEIKKARMDDDIKAIVLRVNSPGGSVLASEVIWREMNEARKVKPVIASMSAVAASGGYYISAPADTIVAQPNTITGSIGIFGMWFNAKGLLNNKLGITVDVAKTGEFSDFMNPTRELTEVEKNIIQTQIEDGYDTFIQRVADGRAMSKEAVLEVASGRVWSGMQAKKHGLVDVLGGLDDAINIAAEKANLEDNYRVLYFPKQKNILEQLMTEFGSDIEAKYMNYRFGETYQLYQQIEKVKKLKGNMARMPYDIIIK
- the folK gene encoding 2-amino-4-hydroxy-6-hydroxymethyldihydropteridine diphosphokinase, coding for MEQVVLLIGGNIGDRFGLIAQAEALLTEEFKVTGKSSIYETEAWGGSSEGNYLNRALVLEVKREAEELLDITQGIEDRLGRTREKKWGDRTMDIDIIYFGENIVDTDRLKVPHPFLAERRFVLEPLAEVLPDFVHPIFGKTNNELLRLCKDESKVERLKP
- a CDS encoding MATE family efflux transporter, which translates into the protein MTLVKIIKHFRKAVSGTEEDYTVGSIRKAIFYLSIPMILEMLMESLFAVVDIFFVGKLGVQAVATVGLTESVLTIVYSVAIGLSMAATAVVARRIGEKKKKAASEAAFQAICICAGLAISVGLLGLIFAKDLLTIMGGEPDLVNSGYKYTQVIFAGNISVMLLFLINGVFRGAGNAVIAMRTLWLANGINIVLDPLLIFGIGFMPELGLEGAAWATTIGRSIGVLYQFSVLLRGKSIVSFHWEVLRFKWKTVKNILKIAIGGMGQFLIESASWIILMRIVSVSGSVALAGFTIAIRLIIFALLPAMGFSNAAATLVGQNLGAGQPERAEHSAWKAAHYTAVFLGVWGAIFFLGGETVIGWFNDNPEVVAVGGNGLGIICLGYVFFAYGMVMSQSLNGAGDTKTPTIINICVLWLFQLPLAYVLSTYFGLGANGVFIAIAVGHSVHALVSGWIFNKGKWKLVEV